A single window of Pontibacillus chungwhensis DNA harbors:
- a CDS encoding Crp/Fnr family transcriptional regulator, with the protein MTQNMNQLLKQIPLFSKLEDRDLSILSTITTKRLYHKKEIVFMEGEEREAVYFIAKGVIKTSKSDFNGKEHIINFLQAGEMFPHVGFFEETPYPATAEALEETELYIIRIQDFDQLMLDHPNIAVQVMKIMGQKLSLLTERIRELSTKDVRHRVIATLIRLGEESGTNGIDQPVSITIPLTNTNLANMVGSTRESINRVLNELKKNDLLTVSRSSIEIVSLSALKSSLYRK; encoded by the coding sequence ATGACACAGAACATGAATCAATTATTAAAACAAATTCCCTTATTCTCTAAACTCGAAGATAGAGATTTAAGTATTCTGAGCACAATTACGACGAAGCGGCTCTATCATAAGAAAGAGATAGTCTTTATGGAAGGTGAAGAACGTGAGGCTGTTTATTTTATTGCTAAAGGTGTCATAAAAACATCTAAATCAGATTTTAATGGAAAAGAGCACATTATCAACTTCCTCCAGGCGGGAGAGATGTTCCCTCACGTAGGTTTTTTTGAAGAAACACCTTATCCTGCTACAGCTGAAGCATTAGAGGAAACAGAACTTTATATCATTCGTATTCAGGATTTTGATCAACTCATGCTGGATCACCCGAATATTGCTGTTCAAGTCATGAAGATTATGGGACAGAAGCTATCCTTACTTACAGAGCGAATCCGAGAGCTCTCAACAAAGGACGTAAGACATCGAGTTATTGCAACGTTAATACGCCTAGGTGAAGAATCAGGAACGAACGGAATAGACCAACCAGTCTCCATTACTATTCCACTTACCAATACGAACCTTGCCAATATGGTCGGATCTACTCGCGAAAGCATCAACCGAGTGCTAAATGAATTGAAGAAGAATGATCTCCTAACGGTAAGCCGTTCATCAATCGAGATCGTAAGCCTATCTGCCTTAAAATCTTCTCTATATCGAAAATGA
- a CDS encoding aminotransferase class I/II-fold pyridoxal phosphate-dependent enzyme: MTFASDQVNSLPPYLFSVFYKKKKALEAQGVDVIDLGIGAPDLETPSFIIDRMTEEVRKPENHKYSPYSGIMEFKQAVASFYKRYHGVSLNPETEILTLIGSKEGLANVIRSVVNPGDGVLLPDPGYPVYQSAVHLAYGKTIPLPLNPADGYAPMYEKLSRDDLRKAKMMLLNYPGNPTGATAEYSTFSKALTFSEEHSLCLVHDAAYSLVTFGSYKAPSLLQVPGAKEQGLEFGSLSKSFNMTGWRIGYVAGNKDLIQAMSVIKSNTDTSQFIPIQQAGATALNSDLSTVRANNRTYEQRLENLLPVLKELNIEAEKPRGTFFVWAKVPKGYTSESFAEKLLTDAGVIVTPGHAFGVRGEGYFRISLCVPTDRLYEAVQRMKSLSWEVEG, encoded by the coding sequence ATGACATTTGCATCTGATCAGGTGAATAGTTTGCCCCCGTATTTATTCTCAGTATTTTATAAGAAGAAGAAGGCTTTAGAGGCGCAGGGGGTAGATGTAATTGATTTAGGAATTGGAGCCCCTGATTTAGAGACACCTTCCTTTATCATTGATCGAATGACAGAAGAAGTGAGGAAACCTGAAAACCACAAATATTCCCCCTACAGTGGGATTATGGAGTTTAAACAAGCCGTTGCATCTTTTTATAAAAGATATCATGGTGTCTCTTTGAATCCAGAAACTGAAATTCTCACTCTTATTGGATCGAAGGAAGGATTAGCAAACGTAATAAGGTCCGTTGTAAACCCTGGTGATGGTGTTCTTCTCCCCGACCCAGGATATCCAGTTTATCAATCTGCGGTCCACTTAGCCTATGGAAAAACAATCCCTTTGCCACTTAACCCGGCAGATGGATATGCACCCATGTATGAGAAATTGTCGCGTGATGATTTACGTAAGGCTAAGATGATGCTTCTAAACTACCCGGGCAATCCGACAGGAGCTACAGCAGAGTATAGCACTTTTTCGAAAGCGCTTACATTTTCTGAGGAACATTCTCTTTGCCTTGTTCATGATGCGGCCTATAGTCTCGTAACTTTTGGGAGTTATAAAGCCCCAAGCCTTCTTCAGGTCCCTGGGGCTAAAGAACAAGGTCTGGAATTTGGCTCCCTATCTAAAAGTTTCAACATGACCGGGTGGCGGATCGGCTATGTAGCCGGTAATAAAGATTTAATTCAGGCCATGTCTGTTATTAAAAGCAATACAGATACGAGTCAGTTCATCCCTATACAACAAGCTGGAGCCACAGCGTTAAACAGTGATTTAAGTACAGTGAGAGCGAATAACAGAACTTATGAACAACGTTTAGAGAACCTTCTTCCAGTTTTAAAAGAACTAAACATAGAAGCAGAAAAACCAAGAGGAACATTTTTTGTATGGGCAAAAGTTCCAAAAGGATACACCTCAGAGAGTTTTGCAGAAAAGCTTCTAACAGATGCTGGTGTTATTGTCACCCCAGGTCACGCGTTTGGAGTACGAGGGGAAGGGTATTTTCGCATTTCTCTTTGTGTGCCCACAGATCGTTTATATGAAGCGGTCCAAAGAATGAAATCTCTTTCGTGGGAGGTGGAGGGATGA
- a CDS encoding Na+/H+ antiporter NhaC family protein yields the protein MENTVWSLLPPLLAIVMVLLTKRVLVSLAFGIIAASFLLAQFSIFETFALIWEAFSGVFVDGGALNTWNVFILSFVLMLGVITAFISMMGGARAFGEWMIKRVKSRAGAQIMTAILGIVIFIDDYFNSLTVGQVAKPITDQHRISRAKLSYIIDSTAAPVCVVAPISSWGAYIIGVLGSILVAQGITDFSAFSAFLQIIPMNLYVWAALGLVFVIAIKNADFGPMSVHEKRALQTGQVTDPSHKEVVDAEDKLPISQNGKVRDLFLPLILLFAATIAAIIFTGVRATTENMTLINIFGNADVPLSLLVGGITGLLFTFILYFRQHSKDQLGSGASILLGVKEGLRSMLPSVGILIMAWMIVSLIDQLGTGTFLAEIVKGANISSSLLPAILFVFAGVIAFSTGTSWGSFGLLLPIAGQIAASTDINLILPMLAAVLAGAVMGDHCSPISDTTILSSTGANCHHMDHVTTQIPYALTAAGISLIGYIILGLTSSVWLGLGTVFLGLIVVYVLLKPDSQSMTTNQDKEAIAK from the coding sequence ATGGAAAATACGGTTTGGTCTTTATTGCCCCCACTCTTAGCCATTGTCATGGTGTTATTAACAAAGCGTGTGTTGGTGTCTCTGGCATTTGGAATTATAGCTGCTTCGTTTTTACTAGCACAGTTCAGTATATTCGAAACGTTTGCTCTTATTTGGGAAGCTTTTTCAGGTGTATTTGTAGACGGTGGAGCACTTAATACTTGGAATGTGTTCATCTTGTCATTTGTATTAATGCTCGGAGTCATCACAGCATTCATTAGTATGATGGGAGGGGCTCGTGCATTTGGTGAATGGATGATTAAAAGGGTTAAATCGCGCGCAGGAGCTCAAATCATGACCGCTATTTTAGGCATAGTCATCTTTATTGATGATTACTTTAATAGCCTCACCGTTGGGCAAGTTGCGAAACCAATAACGGATCAACACAGAATCTCAAGGGCAAAACTCTCCTATATTATAGACTCTACAGCGGCACCGGTGTGTGTAGTGGCTCCTATATCTAGTTGGGGAGCTTATATCATTGGTGTTTTAGGAAGTATTCTGGTGGCTCAAGGGATAACAGATTTCTCAGCTTTTAGTGCATTTCTGCAAATTATCCCAATGAACTTGTATGTATGGGCTGCTCTTGGATTGGTTTTCGTAATCGCCATAAAAAATGCGGATTTTGGTCCAATGAGCGTCCATGAGAAACGAGCGTTGCAGACCGGTCAAGTGACTGATCCATCTCACAAAGAAGTTGTAGACGCAGAGGATAAGCTTCCAATCAGTCAGAACGGAAAAGTGCGCGACTTATTTTTACCCCTTATACTTCTTTTCGCTGCCACAATAGCTGCCATTATATTCACAGGTGTTCGAGCAACCACAGAGAATATGACTCTCATTAATATTTTTGGTAATGCAGATGTCCCTCTAAGTTTATTGGTAGGAGGGATAACGGGGCTATTATTCACATTCATTCTGTATTTTAGACAGCATTCAAAAGATCAGTTGGGTTCCGGTGCTTCAATTTTACTTGGTGTCAAAGAAGGTTTACGTTCTATGCTGCCTAGTGTTGGCATCTTAATCATGGCATGGATGATCGTCTCTCTTATTGATCAACTTGGAACTGGGACGTTCCTTGCTGAAATCGTGAAAGGGGCGAATATAAGTAGCAGTCTTTTGCCAGCTATTCTATTTGTATTTGCCGGTGTAATTGCTTTTTCAACCGGTACTTCTTGGGGATCATTTGGGTTGCTTCTTCCTATAGCCGGTCAAATCGCAGCATCAACCGATATTAATTTAATTCTTCCGATGCTCGCAGCTGTTCTTGCTGGAGCTGTAATGGGTGATCACTGCTCTCCAATCTCTGACACAACCATTCTTTCTTCTACAGGCGCTAATTGCCACCATATGGACCATGTAACGACACAAATTCCATATGCTCTTACTGCGGCTGGTATATCTTTAATTGGTTATATCATTCTAGGACTTACAAGTAGCGTATGGTTAGGGTTAGGTACCGTTTTCTTAGGCTTAATAGTTGTGTATGTCCTTTTAAAACCTGATTCTCAATCTATGACAACGAATCAAGATAAAGAAGCAATCGCTAAATAG
- a CDS encoding aldehyde dehydrogenase family protein, with protein MTKTLIQEEKLMNFINGNWVNSSTNQFKEVKNPANLETLVRVPLSSEADVDEAVQTAKKAQKEWALVPAPQRAEVLYRVGLLMKERKEDLSQILTMENGKVIEEARGEVQEGIDMAFYMAGEGRRLFGQTTPSELKDKFAMSVRSPIGVVGIITPWNFPIAIATWKSFPAIVAGNAVVWKPATETPLMAYELAKIFEEAGLPKGVLNVVFGSGSGVGDAMVHHKDIRVISFTGSNDVGRDIAAKCGQQLKKVSLEMGGKNAVIVMDDADLSLATEGILWSAFGTSGQRCTACSRVIVHEDVKERLEERLLAEMEKLTIGNGLDENIKVGPIINEGGLEKIKEYIKIGQDEGAKLLAGGYSLDQGEYRNGNYFAPTLFTDATPDMRIAQEEIFGPVVSLIPVKSFEEAIEVNNGVEYGLSSSVFTRDVNRVFAAQRDLDTGIVYVNAGTTGAEIHLPFGGTKGTGNGHRDSGVAALDVFTEWKAVYVDYSGKLQRAQIDVD; from the coding sequence ATGACAAAAACACTCATCCAAGAAGAAAAATTAATGAACTTTATTAACGGAAACTGGGTGAATTCTTCGACGAACCAATTCAAAGAAGTCAAGAATCCAGCAAATTTGGAAACACTCGTCAGGGTTCCTTTATCAAGCGAAGCGGACGTCGATGAAGCTGTTCAAACGGCTAAAAAAGCTCAAAAAGAATGGGCACTTGTACCAGCACCTCAACGAGCAGAAGTCTTGTATCGAGTAGGGTTACTCATGAAAGAGCGTAAAGAAGATCTTTCGCAAATCCTGACAATGGAAAATGGAAAAGTAATTGAAGAAGCGCGCGGAGAAGTTCAAGAAGGAATTGACATGGCCTTTTATATGGCTGGTGAAGGTCGACGATTATTTGGGCAAACCACTCCTTCTGAGTTAAAAGACAAATTCGCAATGAGCGTTCGCTCTCCAATCGGTGTGGTGGGGATTATTACACCGTGGAATTTCCCTATAGCTATCGCGACTTGGAAGTCATTCCCAGCCATTGTAGCTGGAAATGCCGTGGTGTGGAAACCTGCAACAGAAACGCCATTAATGGCTTATGAACTTGCTAAGATCTTTGAAGAAGCTGGATTGCCAAAAGGCGTGTTGAATGTGGTTTTCGGTTCAGGATCAGGGGTTGGGGATGCGATGGTGCATCATAAGGATATACGAGTCATTTCCTTTACAGGGTCCAATGATGTCGGAAGAGATATCGCCGCTAAATGTGGTCAGCAATTAAAGAAAGTCTCTCTCGAAATGGGAGGTAAGAATGCTGTAATTGTAATGGATGATGCCGACTTATCCCTGGCTACAGAAGGAATTCTTTGGAGTGCGTTTGGAACAAGCGGACAGCGGTGTACAGCTTGCAGCCGTGTGATTGTGCACGAAGATGTAAAAGAACGGTTGGAAGAACGCCTCCTTGCAGAAATGGAGAAGCTTACAATCGGAAACGGGCTTGATGAAAATATTAAAGTTGGACCTATTATCAACGAGGGTGGACTTGAGAAAATTAAAGAATACATCAAGATTGGCCAGGATGAAGGGGCTAAATTATTGGCAGGAGGCTATTCCCTTGACCAAGGGGAATATAGAAATGGAAACTACTTTGCTCCAACTTTGTTCACCGATGCAACACCTGATATGCGTATTGCACAAGAAGAAATTTTTGGTCCTGTGGTCTCATTAATTCCTGTTAAGAGTTTTGAGGAAGCCATAGAAGTCAATAACGGAGTCGAGTATGGATTATCGAGTTCTGTTTTCACGCGAGATGTTAACCGTGTGTTTGCGGCTCAACGTGATTTAGATACAGGGATCGTTTACGTTAACGCCGGTACTACTGGAGCTGAAATTCATTTGCCATTTGGTGGGACGAAGGGAACTGGAAATGGACATCGAGATTCAGGGGTTGCGGCGCTAGATGTCTTTACTGAGTGGAAAGCTGTCTACGTTGACTATAGTGGTAAGCTCCAACGTGCACAAATTGACGTTGACTAA
- the hmpA gene encoding NO-inducible flavohemoprotein, which yields MLTTEQKSIIKSTAPILKERGTEITSRFYQQLFTSHPELLNLFNQTNQKKGRQQTALAGAVYAAAENIDQLEDILPVVKQIGHKHRSIGVRPEHYPIVGEHLLLAMKEVLGSDATDDVLEAWKEAYGVIASVFIEVEEEMYQDASIQQGGWEGFKPFRVTHKVTESNAITSFYLEPVDGNVLPSFSPGQYISVQLQIEGETYTHIRQYSLSDAPNQNYFRISVKKESDHDPEGIVSNHLHERVEVGDEIPVSAPAGDFVLSTKDETPLVLISGGVGLTPLLSMLKTVVHLQPERRVTFIHAARNSQLHALKGEVTDLVKQIETIQNYTIYSDPTEQDEQSVDTYTGHITLEWLQEILPHNQMEFYFCGPTGFMNAVYSALQGWNVPEDRMHYEFFGPAKSLETINEG from the coding sequence ATGCTTACTACCGAACAAAAATCCATAATCAAGTCAACCGCTCCTATTCTTAAAGAGAGAGGCACGGAAATTACATCCCGATTCTACCAGCAATTGTTCACTTCTCACCCTGAACTATTAAATTTGTTTAATCAAACGAATCAAAAGAAAGGGAGACAACAAACTGCTTTAGCAGGCGCAGTTTATGCAGCGGCGGAAAACATCGATCAACTTGAAGATATTCTTCCAGTTGTAAAACAGATCGGCCATAAACATCGCAGTATCGGAGTACGACCTGAGCACTACCCTATTGTAGGAGAGCATTTACTACTAGCCATGAAAGAAGTTCTTGGTAGCGACGCTACAGATGATGTCTTAGAGGCGTGGAAAGAAGCTTACGGAGTCATTGCTAGCGTGTTCATCGAGGTTGAAGAAGAGATGTATCAGGATGCATCTATCCAACAGGGAGGTTGGGAAGGATTTAAACCATTTAGAGTTACTCATAAGGTAACAGAAAGCAATGCGATTACTTCTTTCTACTTGGAACCCGTTGACGGAAACGTCTTACCATCATTTTCACCAGGGCAGTATATTAGTGTGCAATTGCAAATCGAAGGCGAAACCTATACCCACATTCGTCAATATAGTCTATCTGATGCACCAAATCAAAACTATTTCCGCATCAGTGTTAAAAAAGAAAGTGATCATGATCCAGAAGGAATTGTTTCTAATCATCTACATGAGCGAGTAGAGGTGGGTGATGAAATTCCTGTTAGCGCACCGGCAGGCGATTTTGTCCTGAGTACCAAAGATGAAACACCGCTTGTACTGATTAGCGGTGGCGTTGGATTAACACCCCTACTTAGTATGTTAAAAACAGTGGTACATCTGCAACCAGAACGAAGAGTTACCTTTATTCACGCTGCACGTAATAGCCAGCTTCACGCCCTCAAAGGTGAAGTAACGGATCTTGTGAAGCAAATCGAGACCATCCAAAATTATACGATTTATTCTGATCCTACAGAGCAAGATGAGCAATCTGTAGACACTTATACAGGTCACATTACGTTAGAATGGTTGCAAGAGATACTTCCGCATAATCAAATGGAATTCTATTTCTGTGGACCAACTGGTTTTATGAACGCTGTATATAGTGCATTACAGGGCTGGAACGTTCCTGAAGACCGAATGCACTATGAGTTCTTTGGTCCAGCCAAATCACTAGAAACTATTAATGAAGGCTAA
- a CDS encoding NAD-dependent epimerase/dehydratase family protein, with product MSSESKQTHSSKKIFVLGGDGFCGWPTSLHLSNIGHEVVIIDNLSRRNIDNELEADSLTPIKPMGTRIKAWEEISGNTIGFHNIDIAEDYDHFLDVLVSEQPDAIVHFAEQRSAPYSMKSPKHKRYTVNNNINATHNVLCAIVESGLDTHLVHLGTMGVYGYGTAGMKIPEGYLDVEVKTEEGERIAQQILYPTNPGSVYHMTKTQDQLLFQYYNKNDSIRITDLHQGIVWGTNTVETNMDERLINRFDYDGDYGTVLNRFLMQAAVGYPITVHGTGGQTRAFIHIQDTVRCIELAIENAPSRGDRVMIFNQMTETHRVNDLAKLISEMTNGDIAYVSNPRKEAAENDLHVKNDLFLSKGLNPTTLNTGLLQEVTEVAGKYAHRADYSKIPATSTWTKEQQPGIPETNKELN from the coding sequence ATGAGTTCAGAAAGTAAACAAACACATTCAAGTAAAAAGATTTTTGTTTTAGGAGGGGATGGGTTTTGTGGCTGGCCTACAAGCCTTCATCTTTCTAATATCGGTCATGAAGTGGTCATCATCGATAACCTTTCAAGACGTAATATTGATAACGAATTAGAAGCGGATTCATTGACCCCTATTAAACCGATGGGGACCAGGATAAAGGCATGGGAAGAAATTTCTGGGAACACAATTGGATTCCATAACATAGACATTGCAGAAGATTATGATCATTTCCTTGATGTTCTAGTCTCAGAACAGCCGGATGCGATTGTTCACTTCGCTGAGCAGCGTTCAGCTCCCTATTCTATGAAATCACCAAAACACAAACGTTACACAGTTAATAACAACATTAACGCTACGCATAACGTTTTGTGTGCAATTGTAGAATCAGGCTTAGACACACACCTGGTTCACCTTGGAACAATGGGTGTATATGGATACGGGACAGCAGGTATGAAGATTCCGGAAGGGTACCTTGATGTAGAGGTGAAAACTGAAGAAGGAGAAAGAATTGCACAACAAATTCTTTATCCAACAAACCCTGGTTCTGTATATCATATGACCAAAACACAAGATCAACTCTTGTTCCAATACTATAATAAGAATGACTCTATACGTATTACTGACCTTCATCAAGGGATTGTATGGGGGACAAATACGGTTGAAACCAATATGGATGAACGTCTCATTAATCGTTTTGATTATGACGGAGATTATGGTACTGTATTAAATCGTTTCCTCATGCAGGCTGCGGTTGGCTATCCAATTACGGTTCATGGAACAGGTGGACAGACAAGGGCATTTATTCACATCCAGGACACAGTCCGTTGTATTGAACTAGCCATAGAAAACGCTCCATCCCGCGGTGATCGAGTTATGATCTTTAACCAAATGACAGAAACGCATCGCGTTAACGATTTAGCCAAATTAATCAGTGAGATGACTAATGGCGACATCGCATACGTTTCAAATCCTCGTAAGGAAGCAGCTGAAAATGACCTTCACGTGAAAAACGATCTCTTCTTATCGAAAGGATTAAACCCAACTACGTTAAATACAGGTCTTCTACAGGAAGTAACTGAAGTAGCTGGTAAATATGCTCACCGTGCTGATTACTCAAAGATACCAGCAACTAGTACATGGACGAAAGAACAACAACCTGGTATCCCTGAAACAAATAAAGAATTAAACTAA
- a CDS encoding thiamine pyrophosphate-dependent enzyme, translating into MTAMDTNHRQSAVSSARAIVECIKIEGIKHVFCVPGESYLPVMDAIYDEDTIQLISTRHEGGASFMAEGYAKASGKPGVVMATRGVGGSNLTIGVHTAFQDSTPMVVFLGQVHSAFRGREGFQEVDLDRYFSHIAKWTVEIRDAKRVPELVQRAFRVAQTGRPGPVVISLPEDLLVQDAVMTYGPPVQKPKPAPSRDEILAVENILTSSKRPLIIAGGGVKASGAEYLLERFTEKHHIPVMAAFRRHDVVRNDHPLYCGHLGLGTPASLLDTVKDADVIIALGTRLSEVTTQDYTIITDDKKLVHLDIDFDSIGKTYQPDVGILTDIKEGLLALSTMELSKHWSDWGRERRKIYEAVTKDYYSEKSDSFHRQIITSLQNQLPKDAILTNDAGNFAGWLHLFYQFLETNTYVGPTSGAMGYGMPAALGAKLAQPSRKVVSLSGDGGFMMTMQEIETAVRYKIPILSLVFNNKMYGTIRMHQEIHYPNKPIGTDLGQVSFTEIAISLGAKSYYVRTIEEFDIALKEALHCNQPVVIEIETDPNQISVSKTIDELRER; encoded by the coding sequence ATGACAGCCATGGATACGAACCACAGGCAATCTGCAGTATCAAGTGCACGAGCTATTGTAGAGTGTATTAAAATCGAAGGAATTAAGCACGTTTTCTGTGTACCTGGAGAAAGTTACTTACCTGTTATGGATGCCATCTATGATGAGGATACCATACAACTTATATCTACTCGCCATGAAGGAGGAGCCTCCTTCATGGCGGAAGGCTATGCAAAAGCAAGCGGGAAACCTGGAGTGGTAATGGCCACAAGAGGAGTGGGTGGTTCAAATTTAACGATCGGTGTCCATACAGCCTTTCAAGATTCAACTCCCATGGTAGTCTTTCTTGGTCAGGTTCATAGTGCTTTTAGAGGTCGTGAGGGATTTCAAGAAGTTGATCTCGATCGGTATTTTAGCCACATTGCAAAGTGGACCGTAGAAATTCGTGATGCAAAACGCGTTCCTGAACTCGTCCAACGAGCGTTCAGAGTAGCTCAAACGGGAAGACCAGGTCCAGTCGTGATCTCACTTCCGGAAGATCTACTTGTTCAAGATGCCGTGATGACATATGGACCACCAGTACAGAAACCAAAACCCGCTCCATCTAGAGATGAGATCCTAGCTGTCGAGAATATCCTTACATCTTCCAAGCGTCCATTAATTATAGCAGGTGGTGGTGTAAAAGCTTCAGGTGCTGAATACTTATTAGAACGATTCACTGAGAAGCATCACATCCCGGTCATGGCTGCTTTTAGAAGACATGACGTTGTGCGGAACGATCATCCTCTATATTGCGGACATCTCGGTCTAGGGACCCCGGCTTCCTTGTTAGATACCGTTAAAGATGCTGATGTAATCATCGCGCTAGGTACTCGATTATCAGAGGTCACCACCCAAGACTATACCATTATTACAGATGACAAAAAGCTTGTGCATTTGGATATCGACTTCGATTCAATCGGAAAGACCTATCAACCTGATGTGGGCATTTTAACAGATATCAAAGAGGGATTACTCGCTCTCTCCACAATGGAACTGTCTAAGCATTGGAGCGACTGGGGAAGAGAACGGCGTAAAATCTACGAAGCTGTGACTAAAGACTACTATTCAGAAAAATCGGATTCGTTCCATAGACAGATTATCACTAGCTTACAAAATCAACTTCCAAAAGATGCGATCCTAACGAATGATGCCGGAAACTTTGCTGGATGGCTTCATCTATTTTATCAGTTTTTGGAAACCAATACCTATGTAGGTCCTACATCTGGGGCAATGGGATATGGAATGCCAGCCGCACTCGGGGCTAAATTAGCTCAGCCAAGTCGTAAAGTTGTCTCTTTGTCCGGTGATGGAGGGTTTATGATGACGATGCAAGAGATTGAAACGGCTGTACGATACAAGATTCCTATCCTATCCCTTGTATTTAACAATAAAATGTATGGAACGATTAGGATGCATCAAGAAATCCATTACCCGAATAAACCGATTGGAACAGACCTTGGTCAGGTTTCCTTTACTGAGATAGCCATCTCTCTTGGAGCAAAGAGCTATTATGTTCGTACAATAGAAGAATTCGATATAGCGTTAAAAGAGGCGCTTCATTGTAATCAGCCAGTTGTGATTGAAATAGAAACGGATCCAAATCAAATATCTGTTTCCAAAACGATTGATGAACTGCGAGAACGTTAA
- a CDS encoding PRK06851 family protein, whose amino-acid sequence MSSIHHHYYASGHTAEGYYRLTDSVLKEISNCYVLTGGPGTGKSTFIQSVAEELKNSDHHLEYLHAPSEPGSLDGLIIRNHNVALVDEQLIKDTDIEHMKEKHFIHLSEGLDPERLSENKKTIIALTKQIQQLTEQAYQTFHASLRAHDDLEDIYISSMNFNEANLLTNELIELFYGKEDVFKAPKIEHRFLGAATPEGAKDFIQQLTQNVQKRYFIKGRAGSGKSTMLKKIATAGEQKGYDVEIYHCGFDPNSLDMIILRELGIAIFDSTAPHEYFPDRETDEIIDVYKRCITEGTDETFTDEIAEATKRYKDKMTEAISTLKDAKHARDELKAIYSKAMDYSLVNQTKDKWLSDFLQS is encoded by the coding sequence ATGAGTTCAATACATCATCACTACTATGCTTCTGGTCATACAGCTGAAGGGTATTATCGACTTACTGACTCAGTATTGAAAGAAATAAGCAATTGCTATGTTTTAACGGGTGGTCCTGGAACTGGAAAGTCCACTTTCATCCAATCAGTCGCAGAAGAATTGAAAAATAGCGATCATCACTTGGAATATCTCCACGCGCCTTCTGAACCAGGAAGTCTTGATGGGTTAATTATACGTAACCACAATGTAGCTTTAGTGGATGAACAGCTTATAAAGGATACTGATATCGAACATATGAAGGAAAAGCATTTTATCCATTTAAGTGAAGGACTAGATCCAGAACGATTGTCTGAGAATAAAAAAACCATTATTGCTCTTACGAAACAAATTCAGCAGCTAACAGAACAGGCTTATCAAACGTTCCATGCCTCTTTACGCGCTCATGATGACCTTGAAGATATTTATATTTCTTCTATGAATTTTAATGAAGCGAATCTTCTTACGAACGAACTAATTGAACTTTTTTATGGAAAGGAAGACGTATTTAAAGCTCCCAAGATTGAGCATCGTTTCCTTGGAGCCGCAACACCTGAAGGCGCAAAAGATTTTATACAACAGCTCACTCAAAATGTTCAAAAGCGATATTTTATAAAAGGGCGTGCAGGTTCAGGGAAATCTACAATGCTTAAAAAGATCGCTACAGCCGGGGAACAAAAAGGGTATGACGTAGAAATTTATCACTGTGGCTTCGATCCTAACAGTCTTGATATGATTATTCTTCGGGAGCTTGGGATAGCTATCTTTGATTCTACAGCTCCTCATGAATACTTTCCAGACCGGGAAACTGATGAAATTATCGATGTTTACAAAAGGTGCATAACAGAAGGAACAGATGAAACGTTTACAGATGAAATTGCAGAAGCAACGAAGCGTTATAAGGATAAAATGACAGAAGCTATATCAACACTAAAGGATGCTAAGCATGCTCGAGACGAGTTAAAGGCGATCTACTCGAAAGCGATGGATTATTCCCTTGTGAATCAAACAAAAGATAAATGGCTTTCCGATTTCCTACAGTCTTAA